One segment of Actinomycetota bacterium DNA contains the following:
- a CDS encoding metallophosphoesterase: MSLRTLVLGDIHGGYRALMQCFERCAFDNETDQLIFLGDAVDGWSEAPECVEELRGIRNLVYLLGNHDFWLMAWLAYGDKPPIWLRQGGQVTIDAYMDDRWLVKQPEHFEFLRSGNFYYHDRSGRLFVHGGIRPGVALTEQEDDTFVWDRRLFDRTTGVPDYAEVYLGHTPTIIAGSDKPINYGGDDNVWRLDTGAGWTGRLTIMDVDTKEYWQSDVVQDLYPGETGRM; this comes from the coding sequence ATGAGCCTCAGAACGCTTGTCCTCGGCGATATCCACGGCGGCTACCGGGCGCTCATGCAGTGCTTCGAGCGCTGCGCCTTCGATAACGAAACCGACCAGCTCATCTTCCTCGGCGACGCCGTCGACGGCTGGTCGGAGGCTCCCGAGTGCGTCGAGGAGCTTCGGGGGATCAGGAACCTCGTCTATCTGCTGGGCAATCACGATTTCTGGCTGATGGCCTGGCTGGCCTATGGGGACAAGCCGCCGATCTGGTTGCGGCAGGGCGGCCAGGTAACCATAGACGCATACATGGATGACCGCTGGCTGGTAAAACAGCCGGAGCATTTTGAATTCCTGCGCAGCGGCAACTTCTATTACCATGACCGGTCCGGCAGGCTCTTCGTGCACGGAGGCATCCGTCCGGGGGTCGCGCTGACCGAGCAGGAAGATGACACCTTTGTCTGGGACCGCAGGCTCTTCGACCGCACCACCGGCGTTCCCGATTACGCCGAGGTCTATCTCGGCCACACGCCGACGATAATCGCCGGCAGCGACAAACCCATCAACTACGGCGGCGATGACAACGTCTGGCGCCTGGACACCGGCGCCGGCTGGACCGGCAGGCTGACGATCATGGATGTCGACACCAAGGAGTACTGGCAATCAGACGTCGTCCAGGACCTCTACCCCGGTGAAACCGGGCGGATGTGA
- a CDS encoding VanZ family protein: MQYPQTAKRTPCRRSSEHGVSGRLLPWLAVLAWASLIFYLSAQPDLSTGLGSWDLIVRKIAHVGEFAILTSLLWFAITRNRVGHKGALLLAAVAALIYAASDEFHQHFVPGRIGTPRDVAIDSLGIIVAALIILGFGRKFSGASRADVE; this comes from the coding sequence ATGCAGTACCCACAGACAGCTAAGCGGACTCCTTGCCGCCGGAGCTCCGAGCACGGCGTCTCTGGCCGGCTTCTCCCCTGGCTGGCCGTCCTTGCCTGGGCTTCCCTGATCTTCTATCTCTCAGCCCAGCCCGACCTTTCCACCGGCCTTGGATCCTGGGATCTGATCGTCCGCAAGATCGCCCACGTCGGCGAATTCGCCATCCTGACCTCGCTGTTGTGGTTTGCGATCACCCGCAACCGGGTCGGCCACAAAGGAGCTCTGCTTCTGGCGGCAGTGGCGGCCCTGATCTATGCGGCCTCCGATGAGTTCCACCAACATTTCGTGCCGGGCCGGATCGGTACGCCCAGGGACGTTGCCATCGACTCGCTGGGAATCATCGTCGCGGCGCTGATCATACTGGGATTCGGGCGAAAATTTTCAGGGGCGTCGCGGGCCGATGTGGAGTAA
- a CDS encoding YeeE/YedE family protein — translation MAEAAKKSRNKIYAAGVVGFLAIISILYYMSAPVYLYVIAYMWFGFVYGILQQYGRFCFASAWRDLIMVKVPRMFVGIMIGLMTLSIINAYVVSIYPDKYVVDSIGFHVLLGGLLFGLGMVLAGGCATGSLYKTGEGNMISLVVLLTLSFSQAIFAATLMDSFTANFITGHTWNNVSLTTLLFGGVTDGKIPQYSFAQHLLGDSLINAILVSILLLIAVYIIWVRKPFIKRRTQALSTTAAATADGGTVKMGFKDELAGFWSMISASKRTTIAAILIGIVAAAQIFTLAWIQNRDDFTNFGQVLAGKPASGGPIPSSWPQGANVDSGVSKNNTVFDPGYWYITTQEAMLAGWTINSAGINMKDNNYFGAVNGLPKPWNSPALLLSFGLILGATFKSLLAREFKWKFPTRELAIYAVIGGTLMGVGARVGLGCNIGAFYGPAAFGNPSGWIFFIGMGLGAFLSAQAVNYLANKKMAKQMESMDFDIEL, via the coding sequence ATGGCAGAAGCAGCCAAAAAGTCCCGTAACAAGATCTATGCGGCAGGTGTGGTGGGGTTCCTCGCAATTATCTCAATCCTTTACTACATGTCCGCACCCGTTTATCTGTATGTCATTGCCTACATGTGGTTTGGGTTTGTGTATGGCATCCTGCAGCAGTACGGCCGTTTCTGTTTTGCTTCGGCCTGGCGCGATCTGATAATGGTCAAGGTTCCGCGCATGTTCGTCGGCATCATGATCGGCCTGATGACGTTGAGCATCATCAACGCCTACGTTGTCTCCATCTATCCGGACAAGTACGTCGTTGATTCAATTGGATTCCATGTGTTATTAGGCGGATTGTTGTTTGGGCTTGGCATGGTTCTCGCCGGAGGTTGCGCTACCGGCTCCCTGTATAAGACCGGTGAGGGCAACATGATCTCTCTGGTGGTTCTTCTTACTCTCTCGTTTTCCCAGGCAATTTTCGCGGCCACCCTGATGGACTCGTTCACAGCAAACTTCATCACGGGCCATACCTGGAATAATGTCTCTCTGACCACGCTCTTGTTTGGCGGCGTCACTGACGGAAAAATACCGCAGTACTCATTCGCTCAACACTTGCTCGGCGACTCGTTGATTAACGCCATTCTGGTTTCCATCCTGCTGCTCATCGCCGTTTACATCATCTGGGTCAGGAAGCCGTTCATAAAGCGCCGTACGCAGGCGCTTTCAACGACCGCCGCCGCCACAGCCGACGGCGGCACGGTAAAGATGGGCTTCAAGGACGAGCTGGCGGGTTTCTGGTCCATGATCAGCGCCTCCAAGCGTACGACGATTGCCGCCATTTTGATCGGGATCGTGGCCGCTGCCCAGATCTTCACCCTGGCCTGGATACAGAACCGGGATGACTTCACGAATTTCGGACAGGTGCTTGCGGGCAAACCGGCTTCAGGCGGCCCGATTCCCTCCTCCTGGCCACAGGGTGCCAACGTGGACAGCGGCGTTTCCAAGAACAACACTGTATTCGATCCCGGTTACTGGTACATCACCACCCAGGAAGCAATGCTGGCTGGCTGGACAATCAACTCCGCCGGCATCAACATGAAGGACAATAACTACTTCGGCGCCGTTAATGGCCTGCCGAAACCGTGGAACAGCCCGGCTCTGCTACTGTCGTTCGGCTTGATATTGGGCGCCACGTTCAAGTCGCTTCTGGCCCGTGAGTTTAAATGGAAGTTCCCCACCAGAGAACTGGCCATCTATGCAGTAATCGGCGGCACCTTGATGGGCGTCGGCGCCAGAGTCGGTCTGGGCTGTAATATCGGCGCTTTTTACGGTCCGGCCGCATTCGGTAATCCCAGCGGATGGATCTTCTTCATCGGCATGGGGCTGGGCGCGTTCCTGTCCGCTCAAGCCGTTAACTACTTGGCCAACAAGAAGATGGCCAAACAGATGGAATCGATGGACTTCGATATCGAGCTCTAA
- a CDS encoding MBL fold metallo-hydrolase: MTNIKTISLRGVNCYLVKTGGGFILIDTGMSTARARLEKELQRTGCLPGSLTLVVLTHGDVDHAGNGAFLREKYGAKIAMHCEDSGMVEHGDDLWNRKARPDRISMLGRIIMPVGKIMAATGLAGKFETFKPDICLEDGQSLSEYAFDARVLHLPGHSKGSIGVLTANGDLICGDLLMNMRKPDAHFAIDDLKDFHASPVKLEKEEISIIYPGHGKPFPMVSLSLE; the protein is encoded by the coding sequence TTGACAAATATCAAAACCATAAGTCTGCGTGGAGTCAACTGCTACCTGGTGAAAACCGGCGGCGGTTTCATCCTCATCGACACGGGCATGTCGACCGCGCGAGCCAGACTGGAAAAGGAACTCCAAAGAACTGGCTGCCTGCCGGGAAGCCTCACGCTTGTGGTGCTCACCCATGGAGACGTCGACCACGCCGGCAACGGCGCTTTTCTGCGGGAAAAATACGGAGCGAAAATAGCCATGCACTGTGAAGACTCCGGCATGGTCGAGCATGGCGATGATTTGTGGAACAGAAAGGCCAGACCGGACCGGATATCGATGCTCGGCAGAATTATAATGCCGGTCGGCAAGATAATGGCCGCCACCGGTCTTGCCGGGAAATTCGAGACGTTCAAACCAGACATCTGTCTTGAGGATGGCCAGTCTCTCTCAGAATATGCTTTCGATGCCCGCGTGCTTCATCTGCCTGGGCACTCCAAGGGTTCGATTGGAGTTCTGACTGCGAATGGCGATCTTATATGCGGCGACCTGCTGATGAACATGCGTAAACCTGACGCCCATTTCGCGATCGATGATCTAAAGGACTTCCACGCCAGCCCTGTTAAGCTGGAAAAAGAGGAAATAAGCATCATTTATCCGGGCCACGGCAAGCCGTTTCCGATGGTATCCCTGTCTCTGGAATAG
- a CDS encoding transketolase family protein yields the protein MATELKPRATREAYGEALLELGKRHENVVALDADLAGSTKSGQFGKAFPERFFNVGVAEANMMGMAAGFAISGKISYASTFAVFATGRAFDQVRQSIAQPRLPVRVCASHGGLTVGEDGCTHQSVEDIGLMRLLPNMRVVVPADFNQTYAAVLESYEIEGPMYIRTGRPKTPFLYDVPPKSLGRGADVLREGTDISLFACGIMVVRALEAAEVLKKRDISAEVVNVSIIKPIDVDAVAASLGKTGCAVTAEEHSIIGGLGDAVQEVAAECCPVRIGRLGIKDVFGKSGTPDQLLEDFHLTTEHLVSLAELVLASRS from the coding sequence ATGGCGACCGAACTCAAACCCAGGGCTACGCGTGAGGCTTACGGTGAAGCCCTGCTCGAGCTGGGCAAGCGCCACGAAAACGTCGTCGCGCTCGACGCCGACCTCGCCGGCTCCACCAAGAGCGGCCAGTTCGGCAAGGCCTTCCCGGAAAGATTTTTCAACGTCGGCGTGGCCGAAGCCAACATGATGGGGATGGCCGCCGGATTTGCGATCAGCGGCAAGATCTCCTATGCTTCGACCTTCGCGGTTTTTGCGACCGGCAGGGCTTTCGACCAGGTGAGGCAGAGCATCGCCCAGCCTCGATTGCCGGTCAGGGTGTGCGCCAGCCACGGCGGCCTCACCGTCGGTGAGGACGGCTGTACGCACCAGTCGGTCGAGGACATCGGGCTCATGCGGCTGCTGCCCAACATGAGGGTGGTCGTGCCGGCTGATTTCAACCAGACTTACGCTGCGGTGCTGGAAAGCTACGAAATCGAAGGGCCGATGTACATCCGCACCGGCAGGCCCAAAACGCCGTTCTTATACGACGTTCCGCCGAAATCGCTGGGCAGGGGTGCGGACGTGCTGAGGGAAGGAACTGACATTTCCCTGTTCGCCTGTGGCATAATGGTAGTTCGCGCGCTCGAAGCGGCGGAAGTGCTGAAAAAAAGGGATATCAGCGCCGAGGTGGTAAACGTTAGTATCATCAAGCCGATCGACGTGGACGCTGTCGCCGCCAGCCTGGGAAAGACCGGCTGTGCGGTAACCGCCGAAGAGCACAGCATAATCGGCGGCCTGGGAGACGCGGTGCAGGAAGTCGCCGCGGAATGTTGCCCGGTAAGAATAGGCCGCCTGGGAATTAAGGATGTGTTTGGAAAATCCGGTACGCCGGACCAGCTTCTGGAAGATTTTCACCTGACTACGGAGCACCTGGTAAGCCTTGCCGAACTGGTGCTGGCAAGCCGCAGTTAG
- a CDS encoding cold-shock protein — MPEGTVKWFSDQKGYGFIEQENGSDLFVHFSEIQTDGFKTLAEGQKVTFEPAEGPKGPQATNVRPVA, encoded by the coding sequence TTGCCAGAAGGAACAGTCAAATGGTTCTCCGATCAAAAGGGCTACGGCTTTATTGAGCAGGAGAACGGCAGCGACCTGTTCGTGCACTTTTCTGAGATTCAGACCGATGGTTTCAAGACCCTCGCTGAAGGCCAGAAAGTAACGTTTGAGCCGGCTGAGGGCCCCAAGGGTCCGCAGGCCACGAACGTGCGCCCGGTCGCGTAG
- a CDS encoding transketolase encodes MDIQELKETAKTLRQDVIRMVTEAGSGHPGGSLSSADIVTALFFHTMNHRPDDPKWPERDRFILSKGHCAPVLYSALARSGYFPVDDLINLRKIDCHLQGHPDMHKTRGVEISSGSLGQGLSVSVGMALSMRLDKLPGQIFTLMGDGESQEGEVWEAAMAGAHYKTGNLTAIVDANGLQIDGFTKDVMNVEPLAAKYEAFGWTVRSIDGHDMQQIVDALDWSRAVEGPAAIIAKTVKGKGVSFMEDQAGWHGRAPSAEEAEQALAELKN; translated from the coding sequence CTGGATATCCAGGAACTCAAAGAAACAGCAAAAACGCTGCGCCAGGACGTCATCCGCATGGTTACCGAGGCCGGTTCCGGGCACCCGGGCGGTTCTCTTTCATCAGCCGACATCGTCACCGCGCTCTTCTTCCACACCATGAATCATCGTCCCGACGATCCCAAGTGGCCCGAACGCGACCGCTTTATCCTCAGCAAGGGACACTGCGCCCCCGTCCTCTATTCGGCGCTGGCGCGAAGCGGATACTTTCCCGTGGACGACCTGATCAACCTGCGTAAGATCGACTGTCATCTGCAGGGCCATCCCGACATGCACAAGACGCGCGGAGTGGAGATCTCCTCCGGTTCGCTGGGACAGGGACTCTCGGTTTCAGTCGGCATGGCGCTTTCCATGAGGCTCGACAAGCTTCCCGGTCAGATCTTCACGCTGATGGGCGACGGCGAGTCGCAGGAAGGCGAGGTCTGGGAAGCGGCCATGGCGGGAGCCCACTATAAGACCGGCAACCTCACCGCCATCGTCGACGCCAACGGGCTGCAGATCGATGGCTTCACCAAAGACGTCATGAACGTCGAGCCGCTGGCCGCCAAGTATGAAGCATTCGGCTGGACGGTTAGATCGATCGACGGCCACGACATGCAACAGATCGTCGACGCGCTCGACTGGAGCAGGGCCGTGGAAGGTCCCGCCGCCATCATCGCCAAAACGGTGAAAGGCAAGGGTGTCTCCTTCATGGAAGATCAGGCCGGCTGGCACGGAAGGGCGCCTTCAGCCGAGGAAGCCGAGCAGGCGCTGGCGGAGCTGAAAAATTAA
- the ftsX gene encoding permease-like cell division protein FtsX, whose product MNFKFFFSEAFNSLVRNWVMSMAAIVTVLVSMFVLGLGLIIFFNFQHAISDLRNKLEVEVFIKNTASPDQINGLGDEIRSMPEVRDVTFVSKDEALDRLRGSLKGHEDVLDALSGNPLPPSYEITLKDPEKIEEVAGRFFDNPIVDNSPNTHDGVKYGGETSDRVLRVTTIFLIGGAGFVMLLTVASVLLISNTTRLSIFARRREVEIMRLVGATNWFIRWPFVLEGVFTGMVGALAASILVMVANRFIIEGVVNKMPFLPFNAEAVPMVWLVLLVVIGGTLLGSVGSGLALRRFLKI is encoded by the coding sequence ATGAACTTCAAATTCTTCTTCAGTGAGGCTTTCAATTCCCTGGTGCGCAACTGGGTGATGAGCATGGCCGCCATCGTCACCGTCCTGGTTTCGATGTTTGTTCTGGGCCTGGGCCTGATCATCTTCTTCAACTTTCAGCACGCCATCAGCGATCTGCGCAACAAGCTGGAAGTGGAAGTGTTCATCAAGAACACGGCCTCGCCCGACCAGATCAACGGGCTCGGCGACGAGATCCGTTCCATGCCCGAAGTGCGGGACGTAACTTTTGTCAGCAAGGATGAGGCGCTGGACCGGCTTCGCGGCAGCCTCAAGGGCCACGAAGACGTGCTGGATGCGCTCTCGGGCAATCCACTGCCCCCTTCATATGAGATCACGCTCAAGGATCCCGAAAAGATCGAGGAAGTCGCGGGGCGGTTCTTCGACAACCCCATCGTGGACAACTCGCCGAATACGCATGACGGCGTCAAATACGGGGGTGAGACCTCCGACAGGGTGCTGCGGGTGACCACCATCTTCCTGATTGGCGGCGCCGGTTTCGTCATGTTGCTGACCGTGGCTTCGGTTCTGCTGATATCCAACACCACCCGCCTGTCCATCTTCGCCCGCCGGCGCGAAGTGGAGATCATGCGGCTCGTCGGCGCAACCAACTGGTTCATCCGCTGGCCGTTCGTCCTGGAGGGAGTCTTCACTGGCATGGTCGGCGCCCTGGCGGCATCGATACTGGTGATGGTCGCCAACCGTTTCATCATCGAGGGCGTCGTCAACAAGATGCCTTTCCTGCCATTTAACGCGGAAGCGGTACCCATGGTCTGGCTGGTCCTGCTGGTAGTCATCGGCGGCACCCTTCTTGGTTCCGTCGGCAGCGGCCTGGCCCTGAGGCGTTTCCTCAAGATCTAG
- a CDS encoding sulfurtransferase TusA family protein, which translates to MKFNKKDDGEYELDVTGYVCPHPQLYTLKCMEKLQDGMVMEVLIDNPSSIESVTQACNGKGYAILGKESPKAGVTALKIQK; encoded by the coding sequence ATGAAGTTCAATAAAAAGGATGATGGCGAATACGAGCTGGACGTAACGGGTTATGTCTGCCCGCACCCGCAGCTTTATACCCTCAAGTGCATGGAGAAGCTGCAGGACGGCATGGTGATGGAGGTTCTCATCGACAACCCTTCCTCCATCGAGTCGGTAACCCAGGCCTGCAACGGCAAAGGTTATGCGATCCTTGGCAAGGAATCACCGAAGGCTGGCGTCACAGCGCTCAAGATCCAGAAATAA
- the ftsE gene encoding cell division ATP-binding protein FtsE, with the protein MIRFENVSKVYDPNIMGLEDVNIHIDRGEFCFLVGHSGSGKSTFIRLLLKEFEPSEGTITVAGRNLQRMRRSAMPYHRRNLGCVFQDFKLLPNKTVADNVAYALRVTGQPARAIRRKVPEILNLVGLGEKMNNLPDELSAGEQQRVSVARAFVNHPSLLVADEPTGNLDPDTSVGIMQLLYRINRTGTTVLMATHDREMVDKMRKRVIALEDGKVIRDEDKGLYR; encoded by the coding sequence GTGATCCGTTTCGAGAATGTCAGCAAGGTATACGACCCGAACATCATGGGGCTCGAGGACGTGAACATCCACATCGACCGTGGCGAGTTCTGCTTCCTGGTCGGGCACAGCGGTTCGGGGAAATCCACCTTCATCCGCCTGCTGCTGAAGGAGTTCGAGCCGAGCGAGGGCACCATAACCGTTGCCGGCCGCAATCTCCAGCGCATGCGGCGTTCGGCGATGCCGTATCACCGGCGCAACCTCGGCTGTGTCTTCCAGGACTTCAAGCTGCTTCCCAACAAGACCGTCGCCGACAACGTCGCCTACGCCCTGCGCGTGACCGGTCAGCCGGCCCGCGCCATCAGGCGCAAGGTGCCGGAGATCCTCAACCTAGTCGGCCTGGGCGAAAAGATGAACAACCTTCCCGATGAGCTATCCGCCGGCGAGCAGCAGCGCGTCAGCGTGGCCCGGGCTTTTGTGAACCATCCATCGCTGCTGGTGGCCGACGAACCGACCGGCAACCTCGACCCCGACACCTCCGTCGGCATCATGCAGCTGCTCTATCGCATCAATCGCACCGGCACCACCGTGCTGATGGCGACTCACGACCGCGAGATGGTCGACAAGATGCGCAAGCGCGTAATCGCGCTGGAGGACGGCAAGGTAATACGAGACGAAGACAAGGGGCTGTACCGCTAA
- a CDS encoding GlsB/YeaQ/YmgE family stress response membrane protein, with product MDWLTFIIVGLIAGWLAGIITRAHGLGCLTDIIVGMIGAIIGGYLLSLINIVPDSFLAWVAASTIGAALLLLLLNAISGNAPGGRR from the coding sequence ATGGACTGGCTGACATTCATAATCGTAGGCCTGATCGCCGGCTGGCTGGCCGGGATCATCACCAGGGCCCACGGCCTTGGTTGTCTTACCGACATAATCGTGGGGATGATCGGCGCCATCATCGGCGGCTACCTGCTTTCGCTGATCAACATCGTTCCTGACAGTTTCCTCGCCTGGGTCGCCGCCTCCACCATCGGCGCGGCGCTGCTGCTGCTGTTGCTCAATGCGATCTCGGGAAACGCCCCCGGCGGGCGCCGCTGA
- a CDS encoding carotenoid biosynthesis protein, translating to MSKTAAIRVLFVALVMLAAICSIPFFRWTDVSWAQMNPYLQGLTFSLAAALFCQAYLSARLRNTLLLLIVSVLVSWAAEAVGIRWAWPFSGRYHYNPAIGPGLPGDVPLCIPVTWFMLAYTALVFTGPLSIRPRGFLSPGRLLLKTSLCALFVMAADFAIDPLAVKYGAWSWHVQGAYFGVPLGNYAGWFIVAFTICGLALILEKPRPQHLRRNHIAMDKPFVVASISLTMICFAGSFLRVGSVIPVALSLTFMGMCWLYWLVSAGRPAVEKRISKLQDAESPYGI from the coding sequence ATGAGTAAAACCGCCGCGATACGGGTCCTGTTCGTGGCGCTGGTGATGCTGGCGGCCATCTGCAGCATTCCATTTTTCCGCTGGACGGATGTCTCGTGGGCGCAGATGAACCCCTATCTGCAGGGCCTGACCTTTTCTCTGGCGGCGGCGCTCTTCTGCCAGGCCTACCTGAGCGCCAGGCTGCGCAACACGTTGCTGCTGCTGATCGTCTCGGTGCTGGTTTCCTGGGCGGCTGAAGCCGTCGGCATACGTTGGGCCTGGCCGTTCAGCGGCCGCTACCACTACAATCCGGCGATCGGTCCCGGTCTTCCGGGAGACGTGCCGCTCTGCATTCCCGTGACCTGGTTCATGCTGGCATATACCGCGCTTGTGTTCACCGGCCCGCTCTCGATCCGCCCCCGCGGTTTCCTGTCGCCGGGGCGATTGCTGCTGAAGACGTCCCTGTGCGCCCTTTTCGTCATGGCCGCGGATTTTGCCATCGATCCGCTGGCGGTCAAGTACGGCGCCTGGTCCTGGCACGTGCAGGGAGCATACTTTGGCGTGCCCTTAGGCAACTATGCGGGCTGGTTCATCGTTGCCTTCACCATCTGCGGCTTGGCCCTCATTCTCGAAAAGCCGCGCCCCCAGCATCTGCGCCGGAATCACATCGCAATGGACAAACCCTTCGTCGTGGCCTCCATTTCCCTGACGATGATCTGCTTTGCGGGAAGCTTCCTCCGTGTCGGCTCGGTCATTCCCGTGGCGTTATCTCTGACCTTCATGGGAATGTGCTGGCTTTACTGGCTTGTGTCCGCGGGAAGGCCTGCTGTGGAGAAACGGATATCGAAATTGCAGGACGCCGAGAGCCCTTATGGAATCTAG
- a CDS encoding S41 family peptidase, which produces MPRFFRVFFISLAVAVAFLAGIYFGGHYYRLSVFIDALPHAVQNFFFPGNNTLQLEREIENILEEGFYQPVDSSTLENGAITGMVSSVNDPYTTYFNPDDFQMFNEHSSGQFTGIGVLMEQKDGQLRVVQVFDNSPAQEAGIQAGDVIVVVDGQAVAGKSQEETSALIRGPSGSQVALSVQRGAQQLDFTMTRREINLPIVTDTMIQRNGKNIGYIRLEQFSTDSGVKVKASLDKLIAQGAQGIILDLRNNGGGLLSESVTVGSAFIQSGPIVSVVGRDGQTETFQAQGNANETVPMVVLVNGNTASASEIVAGAIKDDARGKLIGEKTFGKGVVQNIVPLSNGGGLKFTSGSYHTPNGTDINKIGIEPDIPVTVDPASTVDQVLERGLAELAP; this is translated from the coding sequence ATGCCACGCTTTTTCCGGGTATTCTTCATCTCTCTCGCTGTCGCCGTCGCCTTCCTGGCCGGCATTTATTTTGGCGGGCATTACTACCGCCTGTCAGTCTTCATCGATGCTCTTCCCCATGCAGTTCAGAACTTCTTCTTCCCCGGAAATAACACACTGCAGCTGGAGCGGGAGATCGAGAATATCCTCGAAGAGGGCTTCTATCAGCCGGTAGACAGCTCAACGCTTGAGAACGGCGCCATCACCGGCATGGTGAGCAGCGTCAACGACCCCTACACCACTTATTTCAACCCCGACGATTTCCAGATGTTCAACGAGCATTCCAGCGGACAGTTCACCGGTATCGGCGTGCTCATGGAGCAGAAGGACGGGCAGCTGCGCGTGGTCCAGGTATTTGACAACTCGCCCGCGCAGGAAGCCGGCATCCAGGCCGGCGACGTCATCGTCGTCGTGGACGGCCAGGCCGTTGCCGGCAAGTCCCAGGAAGAGACCTCAGCCCTGATCCGCGGCCCCTCCGGCTCCCAGGTGGCCCTGAGCGTCCAGCGCGGGGCCCAGCAGCTTGATTTCACCATGACCAGGCGGGAGATCAACCTGCCGATCGTCACCGACACCATGATCCAGCGTAACGGCAAGAACATCGGTTACATCCGGCTGGAACAGTTTTCCACAGACTCCGGCGTCAAGGTCAAGGCGTCGCTCGACAAGCTGATCGCCCAGGGAGCTCAGGGAATCATCCTCGACCTCCGCAACAACGGCGGCGGGCTCCTTAGCGAATCCGTCACCGTCGGCAGCGCCTTCATCCAGAGCGGGCCGATCGTCTCCGTGGTAGGCCGCGACGGCCAGACCGAGACCTTCCAGGCGCAGGGCAACGCCAACGAGACCGTGCCGATGGTGGTTCTGGTCAACGGCAATACCGCCAGCGCTTCAGAGATCGTCGCCGGGGCCATCAAGGATGACGCCCGCGGCAAGCTCATCGGTGAAAAGACTTTCGGCAAGGGCGTGGTGCAGAATATCGTGCCGCTCTCCAACGGCGGCGGCCTCAAGTTCACATCGGGAAGCTACCACACGCCTAACGGCACCGACATCAACAAGATCGGCATCGAGCCCGACATCCCCGTCACTGTCGACCCGGCTTCTACCGTCGACCAGGTGCTGGAGCGCGGGCTGGCCGAGCTGGCGCCATGA
- a CDS encoding DUF4272 domain-containing protein, which produces MNPPDQNEAARRALCLGALVMRSKFESIVISSPQMFAVHEELATHLNMWLADEGLIASQSTREKPLISKALGSWSRQELIDAAWRANSLGVILWALSQFDELPPWDCQFTPQETISPLNLFAPIGPFMEKAKLRPGNEIGNMRDLAALWHWRANTRRLQDQAGDSGEIEKLAGEVRKAAAFKRGELPELIDGDFPAFGKAFGDISVDEFNEANSIAVERHYALNWLCGYAADWDAVPTDS; this is translated from the coding sequence GTGAACCCTCCGGACCAGAATGAAGCCGCCCGCCGCGCTCTCTGTCTGGGCGCCCTGGTCATGCGCAGCAAATTCGAATCGATCGTGATCTCGTCGCCGCAGATGTTTGCCGTCCATGAGGAGCTGGCCACGCACCTGAACATGTGGCTGGCTGACGAGGGTCTGATCGCATCGCAGTCAACGCGGGAAAAGCCGCTGATCAGCAAGGCGTTGGGATCGTGGAGCCGCCAGGAGCTGATCGACGCCGCCTGGCGCGCCAACTCCCTGGGCGTCATTCTCTGGGCCCTTTCCCAGTTCGACGAGCTTCCTCCCTGGGACTGCCAGTTCACCCCCCAGGAAACAATCAGTCCGCTGAATCTCTTCGCACCGATCGGTCCCTTCATGGAAAAGGCAAAGCTGCGCCCCGGGAACGAGATCGGCAACATGCGCGATCTGGCGGCGCTCTGGCACTGGCGCGCCAACACCCGGCGCCTCCAGGACCAAGCCGGCGACTCCGGCGAGATCGAGAAGCTTGCTGGCGAGGTGCGGAAGGCGGCCGCCTTCAAACGCGGCGAGCTCCCCGAGCTTATCGACGGCGACTTTCCCGCCTTTGGTAAAGCCTTCGGCGACATCTCTGTCGACGAATTCAACGAAGCGAACTCCATCGCCGTCGAACGCCATTACGCCCTCAACTGGCTGTGCGGTTATGCTGCCGACTGGGATGCAGTACCCACAGACAGCTAA